GCTTGAGTATTTTGTTCAATAATTgctttcttgttcttcattaCCTGCTATCATTTATTGCTTTCTCTTTTATTTCTTGTTGGTTTATTTACTTCTTGCTCTCAATGCTTTCAATCATGTTctcatttattttctttgttttagtaGTCTTTAGCATGTCTGAGTAGTTCCTTTAGAGGCTGCGGTTTGgtgaaaccctaggtttggtgATTGTTCTTCATGTGTTAGGTTAGGGTTGAGGCTGTTGTTGATTGATTGGATtgatattcgattcgaatcttgtcctgccactctcCAAGAGACATAGGGTGATTATGGGTCGTTAGTGTGGCTTATAGGGTCACAAACTTCCCCTCGCTATCTTGAGTGTCTCGATCGATTACCGTTCGATCTTCCTTGACCTAGCTTTCCATGAGACCTTGACCTAGGGTGGATCCATACCATCCCCGTTTGTCGTTTGTCTTTTGTCGTTTATCCCTAGTTTTATATTTTCTCGTTTATTGCTTTCGTAGTTTAGTCTATACACCCTCTCATCCCTTTACCTCCCTACATCAAGTCCTTAGTCTCTCTAGCTTTGTCCTCGTGGTTCGACCCCTGACTTACCTCTACTCGTTATAGTTGTATTAGGGtgttttataaatattgtttgtataacttggTTCTTAATATTAACGACGTGCTAGAAACCGGTTATCATCCACTTCTGCGACCACTACCTAGAATGAATTCTACTAGTTGGTACCATGACATGAATCACCGAAAAGATAGCTATTGTCCAATTCTTTCCCCAATATGTATCAGCCAAAAAAGCGCCAATAAGAGGAGTTATATAACAAGTTCCTGACCAGGTAGAGACCATTCTTGCAGCAGAGACATTTCCTTCATGCAACTTTTGGGTGAGATAACTAACCAGATTTGTGTTTGTCGAAAGTGTTAGAGATGGGAATGACAataagaggggggggggggggtgaattgttgtcttaataagtttaagtattttagccctgtttttgcggaattagattgaaaaattaaaacttaaacttaatgcgaaaaagtaaaagagacaacacaatttacgtggaaaccttttaagcctaaatagaaggaaaaaccacgacccctcgggatttcaaaactctccaatatattttaggcaattcgttacaattacataaaacaaactctacttacttcactcgaagcttctctaactaggccaacttctctttctctagcttcactcgaagcttctccaattctctagcttcactcgaagcttctccaatttttttgcttcactcgaagctttaTAATTCCcccctagacttacccaagtctagttacaatgattctttaaaaaacccatacaaaggataaattcctaaatataaaaattaaagagttgtacaagaaaatattataaattaattgacaatttttgaacaaaatatttcttgtttaatttgttCTCTCATATAGATTCCCAACTCTTCTCCTTTCGGTTAAACAGAAGTTCCCTATATATAGGTGCCCAAGCAGCTATAAAAAGGGGAACAACCACCCATTACTCCCTTATTCCTAAGATTAAGGAGAATTAGTGGATCTTAGATCTAAACAATTAATCCGATGATTATTTccttatttttgtgataaaaaataaataagaggaaGCTTGATGCACAAGCAAAAAAGCCACGACTCATTTTCCTCTAAAAATAGCCAAGGTAGTTATTATCTTAATTAGATCCAAAATACAAGCCTATTTTcaaggagaaaaataaggagagatTATTTCCACTCTTAAAAAAAAGTTGGTTATTATAAggtggttataaaatatttttccaattaatttattaaaataagtagtgcaacaaattaattttaatcaataCGTCAactaaaaattcagaaaatataTTAATCGGAATTTTCCAGCAGACGTAACTTCTCTAGAATCCAGTCTGGGAACAATGCACTGTCTCTCCATTTTCCAGTAacgttagatcatcaaacttgggaacagtagacctcttgtctacatttgacatcataagcgatataccttatctaacttccttgGTTTCTTTTGACATGTACAACGTTCATAGATTGagtcataggcactatcaacgatcctttccaagaccggatatcgacctgcatacaatctcaataaaacatttgtttatattaagtatagtcatcatcaaaacctaacaGAGCCAATAGTGTTGACGCCATAAAAAGCAAGACGTTAACAAATCTCGTTACCTAAACATAGAAGAGCCATGAAAGGAGGATTAACAGGTTAAGATACGAGCATTTAGATAAAAATCACAATGTCACACAAAAACTAGCATACCATTTCCAATTTCAATTTAAGATACATTAAGCAAACCTAATATATATCTCACCTTAAGACTATCTCATTTGAAAACTTATGATCTTTATTACCTTGCGCCATTCTACAATTATCCGAAACAAAAAGCAAATTCATATTCTCTTAAAGTTTTATGTATTAGGTCACACAACATAAGATAAAGGCAGTTTTCTTCTTTCTAACTCTATTAGCATTTCTTTGTATATTGCACCATCAAAACATTGGCATTGTTAATTGTGATGTGGAGTGATATTTATAAGACCACGAGTCTATTCTTCGTAACCTTAAACAAACACTTTGCCAGAGTTAGAAGGAAACCTAAGAATGATCAAATAACTGCTTCATCAATCATTTTGTACACAATCTTTATGAAGTCTTCTTCTGTTTATATTTCATGGCACATAAAATATACACAATCAGGTTCGCCAAGCTGAGACCTGCCCACAAAAAGAAATACTTGTAAAGATGACCGTTGTCCAAGTTATCGGGTATCCACCCAGATTTACCCCCAGCAGTCGTAATCACTGTTACAATCGTTAGGATTAGGGAGTTCAAGTAACTTCCTAGTGAAGATGTTAGGAGCGAGAATGCAGTACACAAACTTCGCATGGCATCAGGTGATTGATCATAGAAAAACTCCATCTTTCCGATATAGAAAAATATCTCTGAAGCGCCCATTAGAAAGTATTGCGGGATTTGCCAAAAGATGTTGAGTGAGGATGTTGTTCTCTCATTTGACACACTTAGTTTTGCGACAAAGTTTAGGCGTCTGAGCTCTACTAAGCCGGCAGCTAACATGCATAAAACGGAGATTACTTGGCCAATACCCATTCTTTGTAGCTCTGAGAACCCCTTTGGATTCCCAGTAAATTTCCGAGCTAAAGGCACAAGAATCTTATCATAGAAAGGGACCCATAAAAGAATGCTGCAGATACTAAAGGTTGATAAGGAAGCTGCTGGGATTAGCAAGGGTCCTACTGTTCTATTCATAACCATTCCCTGCTCGATGAAAGTAGTCGACATTTGGTCATAAACAGCTGAAAAGACAATGGAAGTTGCCCAAATAGGAGCCATACGGATCAACACCTTTAGTTCTTCGACCTGTGTTACGGTACACAACCTCCAACTATTGGAGAAATCCCCCGTTTGCAATTCGGTTGCTGACAATACCGCTGCCTTATCTAGGAATCTGTAAGGATGCATGGTAAACTTGATCGATCATTATACATATAATATTTATACAATGGTCATTAACAATCAAACATACGAGAACAAAAGGGAAAGAAAACTTAGGATCAAGGATTTCTAGGTGATAATTCAGAAAAAATGCTATCAAAAGTGGCTGTTAAAGTTAACAGTCATAACATCGACAGTCGACTGATTATGGTGTGAAATTGAAGGCCTGATCATGTTGTAGCCTTTGCGAGGATGCGAGGGTCATTTTGGTTGGGATTTTCAGCCAATCCTATTGATATAACTCTACATTCACATTGGAGGGAGGTATCCGAATACCTATCACTAACATATAGTAGACGAATATTAATTTCCTGGATTGTAAGCTGTAAAAAAACCGTTTTTAGTGATTTCAAGGGATATCCCATGCTTTCGTCCGATATCTGGTGGTATGATACCGCATTACTCTAGTTACTGCATCACCATACACAAATGTCAAGAAAGCATAGGGGGGAAGGGTCGAGAAACTTACTTCATTTCTTCTGTGTGCTTTAGCTTTCGACTTCCTTCAATTGCTGAATTTACCTCCGAAGTCTCATAAAGAAGGCGACTATCTTCTGGAACCTTCATTTCGAGTTTCGAAAATGATGCAACTACAACCTGGCATATTCTTGTTAAGGGACTTCCCCCGGGTTTTTGAAACCTGTAAAGACGAGTTTCGCAAAAGAAAAACATAATGGAAATAGCCATGAATAAGGCAGGAATTCCAAACCCAATGTCGCATCCAACATTTTCTTGTATCCATACAATAAGAGTACTTGCTATCAGACAACCAATGCTTATAGAGAAataaaaccaattaaaaaacGATGCCTTTTCTTTCTGCTCATAAGaatcattatcatcaaattGATCTGCACCAAAAGATGAGATACATGGCTTAATTCCTCCCATCCCGAGGGAAACAAGATAAAGTTCCACAAATACTATTGCGTACTGTGATGGAGTAGCGGATGGGCAAATCAAACCTTCACAATCAGCAGGCTTAAACATGGTAATTTTCGCAAATAGAGTCAAAGTAGACATCCCCTGCAACATACAAGCACAAGGGTCACATGAGAAGGAGACTTGAAAAGGATAAAAGAGACTTGTTAAGGGAGGGCGTACGTCCATCATGGCAAACCTTCTCATCGGTTGGCTATGGCCTcccttaaatttattatatcgTTTGGTCTAATAATAAGTTGGTCACCCCACATAAAGTGTTTATGATCCACCACTGCGACCACTACACCCTATTTTCTTAATGTTTGCATGGTTGATAATGGACACTTTAGCAATTGTTATGTACCTTAAAATGAATGACTGAAAAGACAGCAATCGTCCAATACTTTCCCCAATACACATCAGCCAAGAAAGCGCCAATAAGAGGAGTTATGTAACATGTTCCTGACCAGGTAGAGACTATTCTTGCAGCAGAGACATTTCCTTCATGCAACTTTTGGGTGAGATAACTAACCAGATTTGTGTTGACGCCATAAAAAGCAAGACGTTCACAAATCTCGTTACCTGAAAATAGAAGGGCGATTAACAGGTTAAGATACGAGCATTTAGATAAAAATCACAATGTCACCAAAAAACTAGCATGCCATTCCAATTTCAACGTACCAAGAATTAAATAGCATGCTCTCCAATTTCCGGTTTTGCTTTTAAGGACAGGTTGCCCGTAAAAATCAACTGAGCCATCACCAGTGGTTTGATCAATGTTATTCTCCTAAggatataataaaaacaatcaaaatttgCAAAGATTTACGCAGAATATATACAACGGATTATCTATTCCCATAAGACCAAATGGATTCATAAATTGGTAATAAGCTCAATTAGATCATAACTTGTTCTTCATTAAGCTAATCTAATAGTAATATCACATCTTAATGACTCGCTGATTAGAAATAACTCATGAATAAGTTAAGCTAACAGTAATGTTAGCAATCTAGCACGTCCATTCCTTAATTAGTTGGCTAAATTAACATGccatatatactctaacatgccacgaaatattccactttaaatgagtgGTGATTCAGATTCGAACTTGTGACCTCTTTGTCACATTGGTTCTATATCATGTAAAGTAAACTTGTTCAACCAAAAACTTGAGATGActgttgaggccccaagataagTTATACACTTTAACAAATAATCCATAAAGATTAAAACACAGCTTATTCTGGTACATAAGATGACTTCTCAAATTTAAGGTGGCATGCAAAGCTAATTATCTTATTCTCGCCACACTTATCCTActctaattattttttcattcgCTACAAAATTTACTTTCATCCATTACCAATTAGCAAGGCGGTACTTAATAATtgtgaaaaattataaagaaaaaaaattaatttttttggaagAGAATTTCGTTCCCATTAAAATGACATagcaaatttcatcaaaatatcaCTAGAACTCCATCCCAAATGAGGCATCAATTTAATTGATAGAATATATAATTAAACTTTTGGTTAAGGCCCAAGATATATTATAGTATACTCTAACGTGCTTCTTCACATAAGAGTTTTTGTATATGGATTATGGATGCAACATAAGTCTTACTCAATACTTAAGTCTAAttgttagattatataacatatcttaaggccttaaccatcagctaaacttttggttgagttggttccttgacatggtatcagaagccaatttGACGAGGTTACAgtttcgaatctcaaccacccctcaaatTCAAATGGAATATTTCGCACCAAATATGAAAAGAGCCTGTGTTACATCTACAGTTCTAGCCCAAAAGGCTTTCATGTgaaggggcgtgttagagtatataacatatcaaccatcagcttaaccTTTTTAATTAGTTAGTGCTTGACACTAATAACGGATAATGAAAATCAATCATATAACCTTAATTTCTAGTACCTTGTCAACGAACTAAGAATCtacaaccaaaagtttaatctTTGGTTACTTGATGCTAATTCAACAAATGTCAGAACAAAAAATTTGAGTTAATCAAACAATTCTTTAATACAGAATACAGTGTACAAAACCAACATAATCCTTCTATAAAAAGTCAACAAAATAAGATGACAAATACTCAAGAAATAATCACCCAAATTCCAAATGAACAAACTTTTTACAAAGATGATCAGATTTCATTTGTTCAGCTAATCCATGATAGAACAACAATACaagcattatatatatatatatatatatatatatatatatatatatatatatatatatatatatatatatatatatatatatatatatatatatatatatatatatatatatgtgtgtaaaATTGATTCCAAACTTATATTCAACATGGCTTAGTTTTTATGAATTCACAACTTGatggtatataatatattatttatataatatattatttatttttatagcatacagtatatactttttctagtttttaatacttgctacatttttattttttacgctATTTAATAAatgattgtaatttttaatatttttaattttgtatgataaaaaattctaaaaacttaatattataaaaatataaattaagacgaatcaaataaaatatcacttaactatgttttacattatatatGGAAAAATACATACAAAATAAGATCagttaataaacaataattacaataaaaacTGTACTACTAAAATCAAAAGGaagtatattattgtattaggTGAGTCAAACAATACTAATTTatataatgaaattaaaaagacagtttattaaaaaaaaaaactaaaaagataGTAATTTTCTcaatcatattattatattatatatatatattacacaatttaaaattactatgattaatttttaaattacattGGTAATAAGCTAAGGAGACCcagacttaattttttttttaagagtcAAGAGGAGTGTGGCTATTGACATCCTTCCACTTTCATACCACTAATATTATAGTCCAAAACATGACTTCGCATATTGAATTAATTCATGACATAAATGACGATAACTTCCGTTAAAAGCCCAAAAAAATATGACCTATTAAATAATACTTTTTCTGGCCGAAGGATGATAGTACTTTCTTTTTAcagtttttttaatgaaaatgtctttattattatttttttttaatttttacccaCACTATTTTAATAGTTCTAtcacattttaatatttatttaatatacaattgcgataatttttttaaaaatgaatgaaatag
This genomic stretch from Amaranthus tricolor cultivar Red isolate AtriRed21 chromosome 9, ASM2621246v1, whole genome shotgun sequence harbors:
- the LOC130823124 gene encoding protein NRT1/ PTR FAMILY 8.3-like yields the protein MENNIDQTTGDGSVDFYGQPVLKSKTGNWRACYLILGNEICERLAFYGVNTNLVSYLTQKLHEGNVSAARIVSTWSGTCYITPLIGAFLADVYWGKYWTIAVFSVIHFKGMSTLTLFAKITMFKPADCEGLICPSATPSQYAIVFVELYLVSLGMGGIKPCISSFGADQFDDNDSYEQKEKASFFNWFYFSISIGCLIASTLIVWIQENVGCDIGFGIPALFMAISIMFFFCETRLYRFQKPGGSPLTRICQVVVASFSKLEMKVPEDSRLLYETSEVNSAIEGSRKLKHTEEMKFLDKAAVLSATELQTGDFSNSWRLCTVTQVEELKVLIRMAPIWATSIVFSAVYDQMSTTFIEQGMVMNRTVGPLLIPAASLSTFSICSILLWVPFYDKILVPLARKFTGNPKGFSELQRMGIGQVISVLCMLAAGLVELRRLNFVAKLSVSNERTTSSLNIFWQIPQYFLMGASEIFFYIGKMEFFYDQSPDAMRSLCTAFSLLTSSLGSYLNSLILTIVTVITTAGGKSGWIPDNLDNGHLYKYFFLWAGLSLANLIVYILCAMKYKQKKTS